From one Leifsonia sp. Root1293 genomic stretch:
- a CDS encoding DUF1801 domain-containing protein, with protein sequence MTETNEVGDFIAAVPSARRRADAETLLGLYSRVTGEPARLSGTIIGFGSHHYRYESGREGDVAAAGFSPRKAATSIYLMDGISRYPDQLARLGPHTTGVGCLYIRDLSAIDLGVLEQIIAESYTTLTSDTYTLRARAGEPG encoded by the coding sequence GTGACCGAGACCAACGAGGTCGGGGACTTCATCGCAGCTGTGCCGTCGGCCCGGCGACGAGCCGACGCCGAGACCCTCCTCGGTCTCTACTCGAGGGTCACCGGGGAACCGGCCCGTCTCTCCGGCACGATCATCGGTTTCGGCAGCCACCACTACCGATACGAGAGCGGCCGCGAGGGCGACGTCGCGGCCGCCGGCTTCTCACCGCGCAAGGCCGCCACGTCGATCTACCTGATGGACGGCATCTCGCGCTACCCCGACCAGCTCGCGCGCCTCGGTCCTCACACGACGGGCGTCGGATGCCTCTACATCCGCGACCTCTCGGCCATCGACCTCGGCGTGCTCGAGCAGATCATCGCCGAGTCGTACACGACGCTCACCAGCGACACCTACACGCTTCGTGCGCGCGCCGGAGAGCCGGGCTGA
- a CDS encoding helix-turn-helix transcriptional regulator — protein sequence MDQTAQIREFLSTRRARITPEQAGLPAYGGNRRVTGLRREEVAMLAGVSVDYYVRMERGNLGGVSDSVLEAVGRALQLDDAEHAHLFDLARASVPTLSSSPRRRPTARGVREPVQQLLDAITEAPAWVRNARHDMLASNRMARALYSPMLTDARQPPNSARFVYLDPASQEFFTDWERAADDIAAMLRLEAGQHPHDRALSDLIGELSTRSEVFRQRWAKHNVRFHRTGFKRLHHPVVGALELNFEAMELSSDADLTLLVYTAPAGSPTADALKLLGSWAMTQDDSLVE from the coding sequence ATGGATCAGACAGCGCAGATCCGCGAGTTCCTGAGCACCCGCCGGGCGCGGATCACCCCCGAGCAGGCTGGGCTCCCCGCCTACGGCGGCAACCGACGCGTGACCGGACTCCGTCGTGAAGAGGTCGCGATGCTGGCCGGTGTGAGCGTCGACTACTACGTGCGCATGGAGCGCGGCAATCTCGGCGGCGTCTCGGACAGCGTGCTCGAGGCCGTGGGTCGAGCACTGCAGCTGGACGACGCCGAGCACGCCCACCTCTTCGACCTTGCCAGGGCCTCCGTGCCGACGCTGTCGTCGTCACCGCGTCGTCGACCGACGGCGAGAGGTGTGCGCGAGCCCGTGCAGCAGCTGCTCGACGCCATCACCGAGGCACCGGCCTGGGTGCGCAACGCCCGTCACGACATGCTCGCCTCGAATCGGATGGCACGAGCGCTGTACTCACCGATGCTGACGGATGCGCGGCAGCCGCCGAACTCGGCCCGCTTCGTGTACCTCGACCCGGCGTCGCAGGAGTTCTTCACCGACTGGGAGCGCGCCGCCGACGACATCGCCGCGATGTTGCGCCTCGAAGCCGGGCAGCATCCGCATGACAGGGCGCTCTCCGACCTCATCGGCGAGCTCTCCACGCGAAGCGAGGTGTTCAGGCAGCGCTGGGCGAAGCACAATGTGCGCTTCCATCGCACGGGGTTCAAGAGGCTGCACCATCCGGTGGTGGGAGCCCTGGAGCTGAACTTCGAGGCGATGGAGCTCTCGAGCGATGCCGACCTCACGCTGCTCGTCTACACGGCGCCGGCCGGTTCGCCCACGGCTGACGCGCTGAAGCTCCTCGGCAGCTGGGCGATGACGCAGGACGACTCCCTGGTCGAGTAG
- a CDS encoding anti-sigma factor domain-containing protein, translating into MTMHLDDDTLALIALGDADPDGAQRSHLDSCERCSSELDGLRRTVSIGRSSRDVELLTPPQRVWDAISAELGLGHADARAEADTVETPDAAPPAPASITERRTRPTGFARWWPVAAAALVVGVLAGVAGAILWPMPSADVIAQAELDPFPSWNASGTARLEQSGSADSRDLVIDLDAPSGTDLREVWLIDPATNGLVSLGQLSGASGRFVVPAGIDLAQFSVVDISDEPADGNPAHSGDSIVRGQLRQL; encoded by the coding sequence ATGACAATGCATCTCGATGACGACACCCTGGCACTCATCGCCCTCGGTGATGCCGATCCCGACGGAGCACAGCGCTCCCACCTGGACTCCTGCGAGCGCTGCTCCAGCGAGCTCGATGGACTCCGTCGCACCGTGAGCATCGGCCGCTCGTCGCGGGACGTCGAACTCCTGACTCCGCCGCAGCGGGTCTGGGACGCCATCAGCGCAGAGCTCGGGCTCGGGCACGCCGATGCGAGGGCGGAAGCAGACACGGTCGAGACTCCGGATGCCGCTCCCCCCGCACCCGCATCCATCACCGAGCGGCGCACCCGGCCGACCGGCTTCGCGCGCTGGTGGCCCGTCGCCGCAGCCGCACTCGTGGTGGGCGTGCTGGCCGGCGTCGCCGGGGCGATCCTCTGGCCGATGCCGTCAGCCGACGTCATCGCTCAGGCGGAGCTCGATCCGTTCCCGTCGTGGAACGCCTCGGGCACCGCGCGGCTCGAGCAGAGCGGCTCCGCCGACTCCCGCGATCTGGTCATCGACCTCGATGCGCCATCGGGCACCGACCTGCGCGAGGTCTGGCTCATCGACCCGGCGACCAACGGGCTCGTCAGCCTCGGCCAGCTCTCGGGCGCGAGCGGCCGCTTCGTGGTTCCGGCGGGAATCGACCTCGCCCAGTTCTCCGTGGTCGACATCTCCGACGAGCCCGCCGACGGCAACCCGGCGCACTCGGGAGACTCCATCGTGCGTGGCCAGCTGCGCCAGCTCTGA
- a CDS encoding NAD(P)-dependent alcohol dehydrogenase: MLTVDAYAAPSATDPLVKTTIERRAVGANDVLIEIAYSGICHSDIHTVRGEWGPISYPQVVGHEIVGTVTEVGSAVTKHSVGDRVGVGCMVNSCRECENCLAGEEQYCLAGNVGTYAVVDRDGTITQGGYSTHVVVVEDFVLKVPESIPFKKAAPLLCAGITTYSPLAHWNAGPGKRVAVVGMGGLGHMAVKIAHAMGAEVTVLSQTLSKKEDGLRLGADHYFATSDEATFSELKNHFDLIINTVSASIDINAYLSLLRLDGTLVSVGAPAEPLPVGVFTLFGNRRSFAGSSIGGIRETQEMLDFCAEHGIAPETELISADRINEAYERVLSSDVRYRFVIDASTI; the protein is encoded by the coding sequence ATGCTCACCGTCGACGCCTATGCAGCGCCATCAGCCACCGACCCCCTCGTCAAGACCACCATCGAACGTCGCGCCGTCGGCGCGAACGACGTGCTCATCGAGATCGCGTACTCGGGCATCTGCCACTCCGACATCCACACCGTGCGCGGCGAGTGGGGACCGATCAGCTACCCGCAGGTCGTCGGCCACGAGATCGTCGGCACGGTCACCGAGGTCGGCTCCGCCGTCACCAAGCACAGCGTCGGGGACAGGGTCGGCGTCGGGTGCATGGTGAACTCCTGCCGCGAGTGCGAGAACTGCCTCGCCGGCGAAGAGCAGTACTGCCTCGCCGGCAACGTCGGAACCTACGCCGTCGTCGACCGCGACGGCACCATCACGCAGGGCGGCTACTCGACGCACGTCGTCGTCGTCGAGGACTTCGTGCTGAAGGTTCCCGAGTCCATCCCCTTCAAGAAGGCGGCTCCGTTGCTCTGCGCCGGAATCACCACCTACTCGCCGCTCGCCCACTGGAACGCCGGTCCGGGCAAGCGCGTCGCCGTCGTCGGCATGGGCGGGCTCGGCCACATGGCCGTGAAGATCGCGCACGCGATGGGCGCAGAGGTCACCGTGCTGTCGCAGACCCTGAGCAAGAAGGAGGATGGCCTGCGTCTCGGCGCCGACCACTACTTCGCCACCAGCGACGAGGCCACCTTCAGCGAGCTGAAGAACCACTTCGATCTCATCATCAACACCGTGAGCGCCTCGATCGACATCAACGCCTACCTGTCGCTTCTGCGCTTGGACGGCACCCTCGTGAGCGTGGGAGCACCGGCCGAGCCGCTGCCCGTCGGCGTCTTCACGCTGTTCGGCAACCGCCGCAGCTTCGCAGGTTCCAGCATCGGCGGCATCCGCGAGACCCAGGAGATGCTCGACTTCTGCGCCGAGCACGGCATCGCCCCCGAGACCGAGCTCATCTCGGCCGATCGCATCAACGAGGCCTACGAGCGCGTGCTCTCCTCCGATGTGAGGTACCGCTTCGTCATCGACGCCTCGACCATCTGA
- a CDS encoding ATP-binding protein: MTVADAGRTDAATSAVSLDGRRFQFRGTVDQPFEPGDFVSVLDPSGRQHVGQVDEVTFTMEGSLRGTGRIFGVTDDAGAFDARRSAPFSSGILQRADADTIDLVFEAADLGIGGITGTDAVSARLLSKRFNRHTFWCGQSGSGKTYALGVLLEQLLLHTALPMVVFDPNADFVRIHEPNPNNPTMDPAASEVLASRDIRVLRPRVEGSDGLRVRFTAMSMPSRAAVLRLDPLTHRQEYNELLHLEERLGSIEASQIVPTLAGRNVEAATALQARIENLRTVDWSIWAGEHEAATEILDRRPDATVLDIGGFTYPEEHLVVALAVLDDLWAKRESRRPLLIVIDEAHNLCSPEGTSPLQTAVRERIIQIAAEGRKFGLWLLLSTQRPSKIHPGIISQCDNLVLMKMNSPLDLAELGEIFGYAPPGMLARAPQFRQGEGLFAGGFVPAPVIVSVNPRFTREGGIDVDVPSRSTEVADA; encoded by the coding sequence ATGACGGTTGCCGACGCAGGCAGAACGGATGCCGCCACCTCGGCCGTGTCGCTCGATGGCAGGCGGTTCCAGTTCCGGGGCACCGTCGACCAGCCGTTCGAGCCCGGCGACTTCGTGTCGGTCTTGGATCCCTCCGGCCGTCAGCACGTCGGCCAGGTCGACGAGGTCACCTTCACCATGGAGGGGTCGCTGCGCGGAACCGGACGCATCTTCGGTGTGACCGATGACGCAGGAGCCTTCGACGCCCGCAGGTCAGCTCCGTTCTCCTCGGGGATCCTCCAGCGTGCGGACGCCGACACGATCGACCTGGTGTTCGAAGCGGCCGACCTCGGCATCGGCGGCATCACCGGCACGGATGCCGTGTCGGCTCGTCTCCTCTCGAAGCGATTCAACCGCCACACGTTCTGGTGCGGCCAGAGCGGGTCCGGCAAGACCTATGCCCTCGGTGTCCTTCTCGAGCAGTTGCTCCTGCACACGGCATTGCCGATGGTGGTGTTCGACCCCAACGCCGACTTCGTGCGCATCCACGAGCCGAATCCGAACAACCCGACGATGGATCCCGCCGCCAGCGAGGTCCTCGCGAGCCGCGACATCCGTGTGCTCCGACCGAGGGTGGAAGGCAGCGACGGGCTGCGCGTGCGCTTCACCGCCATGTCGATGCCGAGCCGCGCGGCCGTGCTGCGGCTCGATCCGCTCACCCACCGCCAGGAGTACAACGAGCTGCTCCACCTCGAGGAACGCCTGGGGAGCATCGAGGCGTCGCAGATCGTCCCGACCCTGGCGGGCCGGAACGTCGAAGCGGCCACCGCGCTGCAGGCGCGCATCGAGAACCTCCGCACGGTGGACTGGAGCATCTGGGCTGGCGAACACGAGGCCGCCACCGAGATCCTCGACCGGCGACCGGATGCGACAGTTCTCGACATCGGCGGCTTCACCTACCCGGAGGAGCACCTCGTCGTCGCACTGGCCGTCCTCGACGATCTCTGGGCGAAGCGGGAGTCGCGCAGGCCTCTCCTCATCGTCATCGACGAGGCGCACAACCTGTGCTCACCGGAGGGCACGTCGCCCCTGCAGACCGCGGTGCGGGAACGCATCATCCAGATCGCAGCCGAGGGTCGCAAGTTCGGCCTCTGGCTGCTGCTCTCGACACAGCGGCCGTCGAAGATCCACCCGGGCATCATCTCGCAGTGCGACAACCTGGTGCTCATGAAGATGAATTCGCCGCTCGATCTCGCCGAGCTGGGTGAGATCTTCGGCTACGCCCCTCCGGGAATGCTCGCGCGCGCGCCGCAGTTCCGCCAGGGCGAGGGCCTGTTCGCCGGAGGATTCGTACCGGCACCTGTGATCGTCTCCGTGAACCCGCGCTTCACCCGTGAGGGCGGAATCGATGTGGACGTGCCGTCCCGGAGCACGGAGGTCGCCGACGCATGA
- a CDS encoding fasciclin domain-containing protein, with translation MKKLIAVTAAFVTAGALVLTAVAPANAGTATTSPSGSIVDVAVAASGGGTPDSNPADYDILIQALTATGLVPVLADTSTKFTVFAPNDRAFARLVKDLTGTAPASEAAALTTITGAFTIDEIKNILLYHVVAGKALSPVKVIFAGKLTMANGGIVKPRLITLRDESPTLKDPKLVLRAINIKASNGVIHTIDRVLVPGS, from the coding sequence ATGAAGAAGCTGATCGCGGTCACCGCCGCATTCGTCACCGCCGGAGCACTGGTGCTCACGGCCGTGGCTCCAGCCAACGCCGGCACTGCCACGACGTCGCCGTCCGGATCGATCGTCGACGTGGCCGTCGCCGCGTCGGGTGGTGGAACGCCCGACTCCAACCCCGCCGACTACGACATCCTGATCCAGGCGCTCACAGCGACCGGGCTCGTGCCCGTGCTCGCCGACACCAGCACGAAGTTCACGGTGTTCGCTCCCAACGACCGGGCCTTCGCCCGCCTCGTGAAGGACCTCACCGGCACCGCCCCGGCGAGCGAGGCCGCTGCGCTCACGACCATCACGGGTGCGTTCACCATCGACGAGATCAAGAACATCCTGCTGTACCACGTGGTGGCGGGCAAAGCACTGAGCCCGGTCAAGGTGATCTTCGCGGGCAAGCTCACGATGGCCAATGGCGGAATCGTGAAGCCGCGGCTCATCACCCTGCGCGATGAGTCCCCGACCCTCAAGGACCCGAAGCTGGTCCTCAGGGCGATCAACATCAAGGCGTCGAACGGCGTCATCCACACGATCGACCGCGTGCTCGTTCCGGGAAGCTAG
- a CDS encoding AI-2E family transporter — translation MSHNEPDSVPDPVPPAPTTTPAPGPDLVAPDAAPAAASPSRRRPHRPLRSLLTDGLGEVGIRSAQILLGLTLAAVVVWGLVQLKLVVIPVLIALILAAALSPVIGWMRRRGLPAIVATWITLIGGIVIFGGIITLIVFAVRGQWEELSKSATDGIDAVGDFLQSGSLPIDQDQLDSLKGTVTDFFTSSQFGSGAIAGVSVAAEVVTGALLAVVVLFFFLKDGDRIWAFFLRPFSGRSLERGQRIGATSVRTLGGYVRGTAIIAFVDAAGVGIGLAILQVPLALPLAVIVFIGAFIPIVGATVAGILAALVALVANGPVVALIVVGIVIAVNQIEGNFLQPVVQARSLKLHPLVILVALTAGTILGGIVGAVLSVPIAAVAWAIVKAWNPDDEPAPPFAEPSPAEKTEAA, via the coding sequence ATGAGCCACAACGAGCCTGACTCCGTGCCCGACCCGGTTCCGCCGGCCCCCACGACGACTCCGGCACCGGGGCCAGACCTCGTGGCACCGGATGCCGCCCCGGCCGCCGCCTCGCCGTCCCGTCGCCGCCCCCACCGGCCCCTGCGATCGCTTCTCACCGACGGGCTCGGAGAGGTCGGCATCAGGAGCGCCCAGATCCTCCTCGGCCTCACCCTCGCGGCCGTCGTCGTCTGGGGCCTGGTGCAGCTGAAGCTGGTCGTCATCCCGGTGCTCATCGCCCTGATCCTCGCGGCCGCGCTGTCCCCGGTCATCGGCTGGATGCGTCGTCGCGGCCTGCCGGCGATCGTCGCCACCTGGATCACCCTCATCGGCGGCATCGTGATCTTCGGCGGCATCATCACCCTCATCGTGTTCGCGGTGCGCGGCCAGTGGGAGGAGCTGTCGAAGTCGGCCACCGACGGCATCGACGCCGTCGGCGACTTCCTGCAGAGCGGCTCACTGCCCATCGACCAGGACCAGCTCGACAGCCTCAAGGGAACGGTCACCGACTTCTTCACCAGCAGCCAGTTCGGCAGCGGCGCCATCGCGGGCGTCTCGGTCGCCGCGGAAGTCGTCACCGGCGCCCTCCTCGCCGTCGTCGTTCTGTTCTTCTTCCTCAAGGACGGCGACCGCATCTGGGCGTTCTTCCTGCGTCCGTTCAGCGGCCGCAGCCTCGAGCGCGGCCAGCGCATCGGCGCCACTTCTGTCAGGACTCTCGGCGGCTACGTGCGCGGCACGGCGATCATCGCGTTCGTCGACGCGGCCGGTGTCGGCATCGGCCTGGCGATCCTCCAGGTTCCCCTGGCGCTCCCGCTCGCCGTGATCGTGTTCATCGGTGCCTTCATACCGATCGTCGGTGCCACCGTCGCCGGCATCCTGGCAGCGCTCGTCGCCCTCGTCGCGAACGGACCCGTCGTCGCGCTGATCGTCGTGGGCATCGTCATCGCGGTCAACCAGATCGAGGGCAACTTCCTGCAGCCCGTCGTGCAGGCGCGGTCGCTCAAGCTGCATCCGCTGGTCATCCTCGTCGCCCTGACAGCTGGAACCATCCTCGGCGGCATCGTCGGCGCCGTGCTGTCGGTGCCGATCGCCGCGGTCGCCTGGGCCATCGTCAAGGCCTGGAACCCCGACGACGAGCCGGCTCCCCCGTTCGCCGAGCCATCACCGGCGGAGAAGACCGAGGCAGCCTGA
- a CDS encoding DUF2255 family protein: MTSWTNDDLARIGGADELELASLRADGTLRPYVTIWVVRVGDELVVRSAHGSTNPWFRRANASGIGRIRAAGLERDVTFSTPTGAAPAEVDAAYHSKYDRYGPRIVGAVVGADAADVALSLQPRTT, translated from the coding sequence ATGACCTCATGGACGAATGACGATCTCGCTCGCATCGGAGGCGCTGACGAGCTCGAGCTCGCCTCGCTGCGGGCCGACGGCACTCTCCGGCCCTACGTCACCATCTGGGTGGTGCGCGTCGGAGACGAGCTCGTGGTGCGCTCGGCACACGGCAGCACGAACCCCTGGTTCCGCCGGGCCAACGCGAGCGGCATCGGCCGCATCCGCGCCGCTGGACTGGAACGCGACGTCACCTTCTCGACACCGACCGGAGCCGCTCCGGCGGAGGTCGACGCGGCATACCACTCGAAGTACGACCGCTACGGACCGCGCATCGTGGGAGCGGTCGTCGGCGCAGATGCCGCGGACGTGGCGTTGAGCCTGCAGCCCCGTACGACCTGA
- a CDS encoding (R)-mandelonitrile lyase, whose amino-acid sequence MHLLPKTPTTKGPAEMFTGDVYFDVIARGEAPSRLRVNLVRFAPGARTAWHKHSLGQTVHVTDGVGFIQSRGGEVVTMHPGDTVYTPPGEWHWHGASGDSFMSHLAMWEDDDATWGDHVTDEEYGAGAAG is encoded by the coding sequence ATGCACCTCCTCCCCAAGACCCCGACGACGAAGGGACCAGCCGAGATGTTCACCGGCGACGTCTACTTCGACGTGATCGCTCGCGGCGAGGCGCCCTCGCGTCTGCGCGTCAACCTGGTGCGGTTCGCGCCGGGTGCCCGCACGGCGTGGCACAAACACTCGCTCGGGCAGACGGTGCATGTCACCGACGGCGTCGGCTTCATCCAGTCGCGCGGCGGCGAGGTCGTCACGATGCACCCCGGTGACACCGTCTACACGCCGCCCGGCGAGTGGCACTGGCACGGGGCGTCTGGCGACTCCTTCATGAGCCACCTGGCGATGTGGGAGGACGACGACGCCACGTGGGGCGACCACGTGACAGACGAGGAGTACGGAGCCGGGGCGGCAGGCTGA
- a CDS encoding RNA polymerase sigma factor: protein MLDIDDDAAIALAFRAGDDRAIAAAYARWSSLVYTLAVRSLGIAADAEDVTQQVFVSAWQGRDNFDPDRGPLPAWIVGITRHRIADALAARSRALRIVESSESMAHVQEQSVEVDVAERLMIADELARLDPVPREVMALAFYGDMTHTEIADRTGLPLGTVKSHIRRSLGRLRTRMEVDDNASR from the coding sequence GTGCTCGACATCGATGACGACGCGGCCATCGCGCTGGCGTTCCGCGCCGGCGACGATCGTGCCATCGCCGCTGCCTATGCGCGCTGGTCGTCGCTCGTCTACACGCTCGCGGTGCGGTCACTCGGCATCGCGGCCGACGCCGAGGACGTGACACAGCAGGTGTTCGTCTCCGCCTGGCAGGGACGAGACAACTTCGACCCGGACCGCGGCCCCCTCCCCGCGTGGATCGTCGGGATCACGCGCCACCGCATCGCCGATGCGCTCGCCGCACGATCCAGGGCACTGCGCATCGTCGAGTCCAGCGAATCCATGGCCCACGTTCAGGAACAATCCGTCGAGGTGGACGTCGCCGAACGCCTCATGATCGCCGATGAGCTCGCACGACTCGATCCCGTGCCGCGAGAGGTCATGGCACTGGCCTTCTACGGAGACATGACCCACACCGAGATCGCCGACAGAACCGGGCTGCCGCTCGGAACGGTCAAGAGCCACATCCGCCGAAGTCTCGGGCGTCTGCGCACACGAATGGAGGTGGATGACAATGCATCTCGATGA
- a CDS encoding glycoside hydrolase family 13 protein, with amino-acid sequence MDDAVPLASLPHHDGSPLYIEEQHPSLGQDLVMRMRVPQDFGAVTSVHVRSNPNREPRFAEAALVASTDGWDWWQASIEVENPVHHYRWLIVTADGRQHWLNARGLSRVETLDSEDFRIAAGADAPDWAAESVMYQVFPDRFARSDAADSRQTPDWAIAAGWDDPVDVQPPARSQQFYGGDLDGVREKLDHLVNLGVNLLYLTPVFPGRSNHRYDAWSFAEVDELLGGDEALVRLVEAAHARGIRVIGDLTSNHSGDGHEWFTSALADADSDEAAFYYWLDAVQAELAPDESASAADAVDASYAVTDAAPSALPRRKYVSWLGVPSLPKFNWNSEALRRRFIEGDESVVARWLRPPFNLDGWRIDVANMTGRYLDEDHNAEVRRIIRRTMTEVNPDTILLGESTNDAAGDFQGDAWHGAMTYANFTRPLWSWLLVPGSTAFGGLGFALGMVPDFTGQEFVEAHTRFAAGFPWRTRLGAMNALDTHDTPRFATWARPGVTPVALGLSVTLPGIPVVFAGDEFGLTGEDGEASRTPMPWSTTGEVEVAERIDLYGALIGLRRAHLALSTGSMRWLHVGDDVLVYVRESASEAVLCVAARADYDVALAPTALAGADAATSAFGAGHLAASVDGIRLQGSGPSFSAWVLPGVSAVTAA; translated from the coding sequence ATGGATGACGCCGTGCCCCTCGCCTCCCTGCCCCACCACGACGGTTCTCCGCTGTATATAGAGGAGCAGCATCCGTCGCTCGGCCAGGACCTGGTGATGCGGATGCGGGTTCCCCAGGACTTCGGCGCGGTCACCAGCGTGCACGTGAGGTCGAACCCCAACCGCGAGCCGCGTTTTGCCGAGGCCGCCCTCGTGGCGAGCACCGACGGCTGGGACTGGTGGCAGGCGAGCATCGAGGTCGAGAACCCCGTCCACCACTACCGCTGGCTGATCGTGACAGCCGACGGCCGCCAGCACTGGCTGAACGCCCGGGGGCTGTCGCGGGTCGAGACCCTCGACAGCGAGGACTTCCGCATCGCGGCGGGAGCCGACGCTCCGGACTGGGCGGCCGAAAGCGTGATGTACCAGGTGTTCCCCGACCGCTTCGCCCGCTCGGATGCCGCGGACTCGCGGCAGACTCCGGACTGGGCGATCGCCGCGGGATGGGACGACCCCGTCGACGTCCAGCCTCCGGCCCGGTCGCAGCAGTTCTACGGCGGCGACCTCGACGGCGTGCGCGAGAAGCTCGACCACCTCGTGAACTTGGGCGTCAACCTGCTCTACCTGACCCCGGTCTTCCCCGGACGCTCCAACCACCGCTACGACGCCTGGAGCTTCGCGGAGGTCGACGAGCTGTTGGGTGGCGATGAGGCCCTGGTGCGCCTCGTCGAGGCTGCGCATGCACGCGGCATCCGTGTGATCGGCGATCTCACGTCCAACCACTCCGGCGACGGCCACGAGTGGTTCACCTCGGCCCTGGCAGACGCGGATTCCGATGAGGCGGCGTTCTACTACTGGCTCGACGCCGTGCAGGCCGAGCTCGCCCCCGACGAGTCGGCGTCGGCAGCCGACGCGGTCGATGCCAGCTACGCGGTGACGGATGCCGCCCCGTCCGCCCTGCCCCGGCGGAAGTACGTCTCGTGGCTCGGCGTGCCGAGCCTGCCCAAGTTCAACTGGAACTCCGAGGCGCTGCGCCGCAGATTCATCGAGGGCGATGAGTCCGTCGTGGCACGCTGGCTGCGGCCGCCGTTCAACCTCGACGGCTGGCGCATCGACGTGGCGAACATGACCGGCCGCTACCTCGACGAGGACCACAACGCCGAGGTGCGTCGCATCATCCGTCGCACCATGACCGAGGTGAACCCCGACACCATCCTTCTGGGGGAGTCGACCAACGACGCCGCGGGAGACTTCCAGGGCGACGCGTGGCACGGCGCCATGACCTATGCGAACTTCACGCGGCCGTTGTGGTCATGGCTGCTCGTACCCGGCAGCACGGCGTTCGGCGGCCTGGGCTTCGCGCTCGGGATGGTGCCCGACTTCACCGGGCAGGAGTTCGTCGAGGCGCACACCAGGTTCGCGGCCGGATTCCCCTGGCGCACCAGGCTCGGCGCGATGAACGCCCTCGACACCCACGACACCCCGCGTTTCGCCACCTGGGCCCGGCCCGGCGTCACTCCGGTGGCTCTGGGGCTCTCCGTCACGCTGCCGGGCATCCCGGTCGTCTTCGCCGGCGACGAGTTCGGCCTCACGGGCGAAGACGGCGAGGCGTCTCGCACGCCGATGCCGTGGAGCACGACGGGCGAGGTCGAGGTGGCTGAACGCATCGATCTCTACGGGGCGCTGATCGGGCTGCGGCGCGCGCACCTCGCGCTCTCGACCGGCAGCATGCGCTGGCTGCACGTGGGCGACGACGTTCTCGTCTACGTGCGGGAGTCGGCGTCCGAGGCCGTGCTCTGCGTCGCCGCACGCGCCGACTACGACGTGGCCCTCGCGCCGACCGCTCTGGCCGGGGCGGACGCCGCGACGTCGGCGTTCGGCGCCGGCCATCTGGCGGCATCCGTCGACGGCATCCGCCTGCAGGGGAGCGGACCGTCGTTCTCCGCCTGGGTGCTGCCCGGAGTGTCGGCGGTGACGGCGGCGTAG